The Lampris incognitus isolate fLamInc1 chromosome 4, fLamInc1.hap2, whole genome shotgun sequence genome segment CACTGTAAATGCAGAAGTCGTTTGTGTAGTACCGCCTCGTAGTCCCAGTATCCCTCAGCACTGTCACGTTTATCAGCACACTAAGTGACTGGGGCTTAGAAATGACAGGTCTTTGTCATTatcagtgtgggtgtgtgtgtgtgtgtgtgtgtgtgacgggtcTTTGTcattatcagtgtgtgtgtgtgtgtgtgtaaagggggCCGGCAGAGAGATGCCTTGTTGTACGTgaagggaggcttttgtctgctTGTACATCGTCGTCCTAAAGCGAGCCTGCCGTGCGTGTTTGTCTCTCACAGCCGCCTCGTGAGCCAGCGGTTCGGGCCAGCTGTGATAAGACGGGAGCGGACCGCGGTTGGGAATTAACCGGCAGAGGTGGAACCACAAGATGTCGGTGCAGTTTCAGGTGCCGATAGATCGTTCCCTGCAGCACACGAAGGAATGGTGATCCGTCCACAGGTGAGTCGCAAAGGGGAAAAGCTCTCGAGCAACATCTGTTGAGGTGCTAAATGCAAAGTAGGTCTCATTTTAAGTCATGTAGTAGTTGGGCCTTGCTTCGAAACGACATTGTGCTCCGTCTGTGACTCGTGCCATTTGGCGTTACCTGACAGATGAAGGCTGACAGACCAGCCGCTTCGAGTTTAGTTCTGATTCCAGTGCTCGGTGAGTACGCAGGAAAGTCGATGCAAGTTATTTCCTTTATTCGAGGTGACGGTTTTGTGTTTTAGGAGCCGCTGGCCGTAGAGCATGTTTGCAGGAGGCGTCAATGTGCCCCATAGGATCAGAGGAGGGGGATGGCTCCAGCAAGAAGACTGGGAGTAGAAGAAGTCAAGGTTTTGTCTGCAGAGTCCTCCGTCAGTGTTTCAGCAGAAAGGTATGACAGCTCTCTGCTTGCTCTTTGCTGCTTTTCACGTCCTCTCTCACATGATATTCTCCCCCCGTTCAACGAGAAAAAGCCGTCACACGTGAGTCATGTTAAAGTCTGCCAAAGTGACGAAAGGCCAGAAAACCAGGGTCACGGATGGGAAACGGGCTCTCGGTAGAATGCCTCACGTTGCCGCCCGTGGTTTTATCCTCGCCGTGAGACGCTTAATGTAGAGGTCTCGTTTCCACTGAGGGTTTTCCTCCCCGGCGTACCTGGCGGGGACACGTTCCATCTCATCCCGTCAGCGTCCGACGGCAAGGCGGGCACATCCCTGAGATTACCTGTCTCCAAAGGCTGTGCACATACTGTTGACATGCTCCCCTGCAACACAATCCAAACACGTGTCAAGGCAAGTTCAGATGGGGGcacaaagaattaaaaaaaagccGCCATTCAACAACCAGGTTCTGTGGGACAGCATGCACCCTGATGCAGATGCAGCTGTTCGTCTCTGCAGCAGGATCTGTGCAGTACTACCGCATGCTTCATGCCTCACAGTAACTGGTTTTATCATGACCTATATTCATATCACAACCCCGTATTCCGTTATATCTCTAGTGCTGCTCATACTCGGATATGCAGTCATACTCTTACGTCTTCCTCATGTTTCATTCTTCACGTCCTAACCTTGTACGTAGTTCACTGTCAAAGATAAACAATCATGATTTCAATGTTATATacgctgatcagccaaaacattaaaaccacctacctgatattgtgtaggtccccctcatgttgccaaaacagctctgacccgtcgaggcatggactccacaagacgtcTGAAGGTGTCCCCTGGGATCTggtaccaagacgttagcagcagatcctttaagtcctgtaagttgcgaggtggggcctccgtggatcggacttgtttttacaacacatcccgcagatgctcgatcggattgagatctggggaatttggaggccaaggcagcacCTTGAACTGTTTGTCATGTTCCTTAAAACATTCCTGAATaacttttgcagtgtggcagggcacattatcctgctgagagaggtcactgccatcagggaataccgttgccatgaaggggtgtacctggtctgcaacgatgtttaggtaggtggtacatgtccaagtaacatccacatgaatgccagcacccaaggtttcccagcagaacattgcccagagcatcacactgcctccgccggcttgccttcttcccatagtgcgtcctggtgccatctcttccccaggtaaacaatgcacatggactcggccatccacatgatgtaaaagaaaatgtgattcatcgcaccaggctaccttcttcctttgctccatggtccagttctgacgctcacatgcccattgtaggagctttcggtggtggacaggggtcagcatggacactgaccagtctgcagcgaCGCAgcaccatacacagcaagctgtgatgtccTGTTTGTCAATGCCAgcgtgaactttttcagcaatttgagctacagtagctcttctgtgggatcggaccagacaggcttgcctttgctccccacacacatcaatgaATCTTGGGCGCccgtgaccctgtcgccggttcaccgattgtccttccttggaccacttttggtaggtactgaccactgcataccgggaacaccccacaagacctgccattgtggagatgctctgacccagtcgtccagtcgtcacaatttggcccctgtcaaagtcgctcagatccttacgcttgcccatttttcctgcttccaacactccaACTtccagaactgattgttcactcgctgcctaatatatcccaccacttacctgtcagtggttttaatgttttggctgatcagtgtgtatatatatatatatatatatatatatatgtgtgtgtgtgtgtgtgtgtgcgcgcacgtgtgtgtgtgtgtgtgtatgttattgggataacgctccattagcagccataatgagCAGTCTGCTATGTGTCCCCGAAACACTGCCAGAATTGTACAAAGAAATGTCCATCAGTCTGTGAAGGGGAAATTTTACTTCCTGGTTTTTAGATACACTGCATTATATAAGCAAATGTAAATAACAATGCTACATAGGGGTGCCCTAGTAGCTCACCTAGTAGCTCACCTAGTAGCTCACCTAGTAGCTCACCTAGTAGCTCACCTAGTAGCTCACCTAGTAGCTCACCTAGTAGCTCACCTAGTAGCTCACCTAGTAGCTCACCTAGTAGCTCACCTAGTAGCTCACCTAGTAGCTCACCTAGTAGCTCACCTAGTAGCTCACCTAGTAGCTCACCTAGTAGCTCACCTAGTAGCTCACCTAGTAGCTCACCTAGTAGCTCACCTAGTAGCTCGTGTACCACGCATCAAGGCTGAGTCCGTACCGCGacagcctgggtttgaatccagcccgggccctttgctgcatatcATCCATGCCTTTGCGCTCTCTCTCACCTATCAAATAAAgcagaaatgcaaaaaaaaaaacttaaaaggaAAAACAACGCTACATACAGCTGTATAGTGTAGAACTGTTATTTAACTTTTTCTTATAACATGCAACCCACTGGAATACCAGGAGGTAAATTAGAGACAAACAGACGAGCACTCAGTATTAGGGaccaggaatcgggaacatttacttttcatttcacttcatgcacgcaGGTGCaccaaatgaaatgaaatattgttgccccagcccacagcagtgcaacacaaagacaaaaccgcatccaaattacaagaacacacatagccaaacaaCAAAattactacaaaaacacatatgtccaacataaaaaacaacaactcgctgtccaagagagcaaacgctgGCAGTTAGccgagcctgccccgcttccgcgtcctgtcagaccgccctcggtgtttcctcctcgggcacagctccaagcagggccgtggtccccgggcccaccggactcggcagaccaggctcccccagccgatccagcaccagctcccccaaccATCAAATGAAAATACAAACCTAGACGcccacgtggacaaagacactacatgcaccatactggatgaggctgccgcaaacgtaaattcatgccgccatccTGTCTTCCTACACCGggtgcactgggtgaggctgccgcaaacgtaaattcatgccgccatcttgtcTTCCTACACCGggtgcactgggtgaggctgctgcaagcgtgaattcgtgcagccattttcccacaccggaagtggctgTTTTTATTATGTGCTTTTATTAtgtgttatggctgctaatgaCCCAACAACATACTATAAGCAGACAGATATAATGCTGAAAATCACAACTGTTTCCCCTTAACTGATTCTTCACTTATTTTGCTATGTACGCCTGAGTTGTGAGTAACAGAGCACTGTACCAAGTCATATACCTGGTACGTGATCCTACTTGGACTCTCTaataactactactgctacttcttctactactactactactacttttgactcTCCAATAACAATTTGCTTTAACTTCAGTGTGTTGTTCATAGAGCTCTTTTTACGAAGCAGTGTTCAGATATTGAATATTTAGTCCAGAAAACAAGTCACAGTGAGGTTCCTGTTGCTTAGACATTCATCCGGAGATACCAGctgggtttttttctctctctctctctgtctgccctgcAGCAGGAATGGAGATCTGCTGTACCTGCACCCAGCACACCTGCTGCAAGCACAAATTGGATGGCTGCAGGTGAGGACAGAGATAGATCTTATCTGTTGGCCTTGGACACCAACGTGCCCACCCTCACATCCTCTGCAACGGTTTGTTCTACCGATGAACAATATTTAACCACAAGTATTTCAGCTGTGTATCATGGAAACCAGCTGTTGTCTGACATTGTAAATTACTGTTGGTTGTGACTAATGCTCATTATCCACGTAGGCTTTTAGTGTTAGCTAATACCCCTGAAACCTCAGAGACCAGCCATATCTCACATGAGAAAAGTTTTTATCTAGTTTTCTTCTAAATGACCCACCATAAATGCATTACGCAAAATCGTTGTACCCCCTTCGTCACACAGAAAACCTGTTAGACCACATCTGTACAGCCACTAATGGTGGTCCGCACCGTCTTCTGTCTGTTTTTCCGAACATATTTTCCAGCGGGGCTGAAAACCAACAAGAGGGCACAAACAAAAGGCAGACGTGGAGGAGGTTTTGGTGTCGATCACTCTGGTTCTTTCTGCCCCTGATCCTGATGTCAGCTGTCATAGTCCAGGTGGGGTTCAGAGATTTTCCTCTAACCTGGAATCAGCTGCCGCAAACGCATGAACAGCTGGGCAGTGACCCAGTAACCAGTGAGCCAGGCGGGTACCCCCAGGTACCTGCCCACCAGACATTCAAGCACTACTTGGTTGAATACCCATCTGAATACCACTTTGTCATCAACCAGCCGCGGAAATGCCAGCAACAGAACCCGTTCCTGGTGCTGATGGTTCCGGTGGCACCCCAAAATAGGGCGGATCGAGATGTTATCCGCTCCACCTGGGGCAGCGAGCGTGTGGTGCTGGGCAAAGCGGTGAGTTTGTTCTTCTTGCTGGGACAGCCCACGGTGGACGGGGCGGACCAAATCCAACAGCAGGTGCGGCAGGAGAGCGAGGAGAAACGGGACCTGCTGCAGGCCGACTTCCTGGACTGCTACAAGAACCTCACCATCAAGACCATGGTGATGTTGGAGTGGCTGGACGCCCACTGCTCAACGGCCTCCTACGCCATGAAGATCGATTCAGACATGTTCCTTAATCTGCAGAACCTGGTTAAAATGCTGCTAAACGCTCCAAAGGAAAACTACATGACAGGGCTGGTCGCACAAGGAGCGTCTGTGCTGAGACAACCAACATCTAAATGGTTCCTACCGGCGGACCTGTTCCCCGAGTCCCAATACCCACCCTATGCTCTGGGCCTGGGCTACATCCTATCTTTAGACCTCACTACAAAGCTGGTGGAGGCATCCAGACACGTTAAAGCTCTCTACATTGAAGATGTGTATCTGGGCCTGTGTATGAGGTACCTTCATATTTTGCCCACCAACCCCAAAGACTGGAACTGGTTTCATGTCTTTCCTCTGGCTTACAGTCGCTGTGCTTACTCTAAAATAATAGCCACCACAACGGCCAGCGAGACAGATCGAGTGAGTATTTGGAAAGACTTTAAAAGACCGGGACCCTTCTGTGGATAGAGGAGAATTTATAAACAGGGGAACGTGAAGATGTGACCACAAAATAAAGGCGGAAGACAGTTTCTGACCTCAGAAGAGAGAATCTCTTACATTCAGGGACTTCCAAACAGCTAATTATAGGTACAATCCAcaattgatacacacacacacacacacacatctcatgaATCCACATAGCGGCAGCAGTGCGTGAAATTACGGACTGTACCTTTAAAAGCTCATCCTCGCTGTCGTGGTGAGATATACGGTGCATGTTTCAAACGTTGTATAAGACGTGGGCATGCTTCCAGGTCCTCCATGCCGTTATTTTTACGTGATCTTGATTTTGTGTATCCGGGCTGAGTTAGCGTCAGCATTTTCCTGCTTCACAGTCACAGTTACACAAGTACATGTCATACAGACATAATTACGCTGATTCAGCGACACTTTAACGTTACCAAAACAACAATTTAAAAACAGTTACAGAGCCCAGTCTCCGTGAAAGACGGAAGCAAAAGAAATCCTTTCAGAAACTAAATCTCAAAATACATTCAAAGCAATCAATTTGTCAGTTAACATACTAacagaggcggcacggtggcctcacagcaagaaggccctgggttccagccccggggtagtccaaccttgggggtcgtcccgggtcgtcctctgtgtggagttttcatattctccccgtgtctgcgtgggtttcctccgggggctccggtttcctcccacagtccaaagacatgtaggtcaggtgactcagctgtactaaattgtcccaggtgtgaatgtgtatgtgtgtgtgggccctgtgtgatggcctgactgcctgtccaaggtgtctccccacctgccgcccagtgactgctgggataggctccagcatccccgcgaccctgagagcaggataagcggttcggataatggatggatgggtggacataCTAACATactaggcgtccgggtggtgttgcggcctattctgttgcctaccaacatttcgaacccccgtgttacttccggcttggtcgggcgtccctacagacacaattggccttgtctgcaggtgggaagccggatgcgggtatgtgtcctggtcgctgcacgagcgcctcctctggtcggacgggtCGCCTGTTCAgcgggaggggggaactgggggggaatagcgtgatcctcccacgcgctacatccccctggtgaaactcctcactgtcaggtgaaaagaagcggccggcgactccacatgtatcgtaggaggcatgtggtagtccgcagccctccccggatcaccagatggggtggagcagcgaccgggacggctcggaagagtggggtaattggtcgggtacaactgaggagaaaaggggggggggtaaaaaaaacaccATGCTAACATACTTTTTGACTATTAACAGTTTTACTGAGGCCATCTACTGAACGTGCGAATGCTGCCGCCTCCCGAGACTTCTTTTACTGAGCCAAAGGTCCCCGGATAAAAACCCCAAGATGACCCCAATTTGTTTTGACAGGGCCACTGACTGAGTGTCTGAACCTACAGGACAATGTGAATTCAACTCGTGTGGCTGAGCGAGCAGGAAGTGGTGACGCGGTTCCAGAAAGGGCCCACAAAGTCGGCCTATGAACATTCATTACCGTCAGATTCATTAGGCCTTGGCAGGAAGTCAGAATCCTAAAACAATCCACTCCAATAGCTTTACACGTGCTATCCGGCTTATCAGCGGTATCGCAGGCTCTTGTTTATTCCTGCCTGATCCCTACGCCCTTCCGAGGCGTTCTGGCAGAGGGGCGGTGGCGTTATTCTGCCCCTCACAGCTGAATGTGTGAGCTACACAAAAGGACCCCGTACACTTTATTCGGACCTGtggagtaaacacacacacacacacacacgcacacacacacacttcttcaaTAAGCCATTCTTTACCTGCGTCCACGGGGCTGCAGACACCATATCCACCTTGCTTAAGCAAAGAACCAAAGAACAAATATTAGGTCAGGCCATTCACACAGTATATGTCATACTCAAGGACAGTTCAAGGTGCTCTACATCAAGGcataaacagaaaaaaagatacagaaaaTATAAAGATTAATACCCTATATGCCTACAGTGCACCTGTATGCACTATATGCACTACAGGCACACTACTAAGTGCGCCTATATGCACTACACACACTACAGTGTCCACAACAAGAATGGATGCATGTGAAGGGAATTTTATGATGTGACCTGTGCACTCAGATGACCACGTGTCAGTCCGTGTAACGCTTATCAGTTCAATTTTCCATATATTGAAAAAATATAAAATTGGAAAATTGAATTCAGTTTTCTAAAATTTGTGTTTTCCCTCATCAGGTCAACGTAAAGTTAAAGATTTTGGAGTCGCTTTTCTAATTTTCCATTTGTGGAATGTTGGGTAGAAAaatgggaaattaaaaaaaaaatagaaaatcgGGAGGTTTCTGCACCCGACCCACTATGAATCCTCCATCGACTGGAAAGAGATTGCATAATAAAGATGGGCTGCGTTGTACAAGCCCCTAAGCCAGGTTGTAGAAATTGCAAAACAAGTCCATTCAGTGGAGCGCATCCTCGGGTGTGGCAGGAGCGGAAATACCTGCATCTATTTGTCGGAGGTTCGTCAAAGTATTCCATTTATATTCCCAAGGGAATAACGCTCAACGTGATGTTTCTTATTTCTTTGGGTTGCGTTACAATGGTGCCCCCTTGTGGTATAACCTGGCTATTACTGGCTGGTTCGAGTTGGCTCTGTGGGCTCCGGCTCTGGCGGTACGTCAGAATATGAGCCCGGCTTCTGTTTTGTGTTATAATAGGTCATAATCTGCTGACAAGTTTTATCCAAGTGTAAAGTGCCTTATGAATGTACGTGTCCACACTGCGTGGAGATCAGACAGTTGTGAATGTTGATTTTGCATGTTTTTATCGAATATGTTGATGCTATATAGTCGAACACGTTCTGACacgctaatgtaaactactaataagacacgttagcccctagctaacgggtctgaccctttagccgagcggttagcgatgtcgccttgtggtgcagtacaccccgtatcgaatcccgcaccgggcaacaaagtaaccggttacattggtggcagcggtgggatacggaagtgtgcagatcctcagaagtctcttcggagcgcgggaataacaaagcgcgagggcgcgcttccggggttggtgacgactgtaaactagcaTCAACATATTCGATAAAAACATGCAATAAACATACCTGGCAACTATTCAAAAATAACAGTTGGTCAAGTTCGAGTTGCAATATGTATAATTCTCCCGCTCCCGtacgtgaaaataaaatacagtCAGAAGTTAGTTTGGGATGTCCGCGACAGTCATTTGCACctcgctagctagcattagcttagtgtaaccggttattttcttgcccggtgcgggattcgatacggggtgtacatcactaaccgctcgactaaagggtcagacccgttagctaggggctaacgtgtcttattagtagtcggAACACGTTCTCACATTCTAagctaatgctaacgctagctagcgagGTGCGAATGGCTGTCGCGGACATCCCAAACTAACTTCTGactgtattttattttcacgtaCAGGAGCGGGAGAATTATACATATTGCAACTCGAACTTGACCAACTGTTATTTTGGAATAATTGCCAGGTATGTTTATTGCGTATTTTTTTTGCCGTGTAATACATTTTGTGTTTTGTTCTTCGCATGCTAGCATGTTAGCTAGCAGACTGTCGTGCTTCAGAACGAGGAAACGGGTTGAAGTGATGCGGGTTCGTTAGCGAGCATGTTCGTGCATCTAGCATCTACGATCACGCTGATGAACTGCCTGATTGTAACGCGAACTTGACCAACTGTTATTTTAATTCATTGCCGGACGATAATAAACGGGACATTTGTCGCCTGAACCcggcgtgtctgcgtgggtgtggtTTCTGCTTTGGAGTCGTCGGagatgagagttaaggaatcatacactgaaatactttggtttcttatttttttttacagttaatgttactaaatatctgatgcgcatagactaataccggtacagttaacattttgagttccacaacaattctgctttaatgtgttatgtatatattgtaacgtgttagacgattcattgttattgtaaccggttattttcttgcccggtgcgggattcgatacggggtgtactgcaccacaaggcgacgtcactaaccgctcggctaaagggtcagacccgtcagctagggactaacgtgtcttattagtagtttacagaaacAACATTTTGTGGttaaaaaaagtaatttaatatatataaaatatactaatacatatatttatattatgtACCATTTCATCAATTCActtccagtattatgatgtataataaaatgactgataaCAGAACTAAGAGTGAGTTCGTGCAAATAAACCGGGTTCTGAGGTGACAGAACGTTgggatcatatgtattgaggtcactTATAGATAAATTAAAAACACAATTTTTTGGGCAATGCATGTGCAAATAGCAGTGTTACGGATATGTATTGGGGTCTTTCTCTCCCCTTCCGTTCTATCTTTTGTGCAGACCTGACTGTAAGCATGAGATGCCACAGTTAGTGTGACGCCTGGGagattgaaaaaaaaaggaaaaaactacaaatcccagtgcagcaggtTTCCTGGGTGTGACGTCATGTCCTGCTCATGCGTAAGGCGGGAATGTGACgtggtcgcccgcggtgcggaatacacgagttcgcgccccggctgtgacggtccggccggggacgccctatcccgaaggaagggggcaatgtaactatcacggctcgctagcccttggctaacgggtcggaccctttcgtcgactggttaacgtagtcgcccgtggtgcgggatacccgggttcgcgtcccgggtgcggcggttcctgagctgccccccgaatttgctacattggtgtcagaagtgggatggtgagctcgtgaaggaccgtgaggccattgaaAGCGTTTctagagggagaggaggaagaggtaaGAAAGGCTCTGACATTTATAGGtgcc includes the following:
- the LOC130111707 gene encoding beta-1,3-galactosyltransferase 1-like produces the protein MSAVIVQVGFRDFPLTWNQLPQTHEQLGSDPVTSEPGGYPQVPAHQTFKHYLVEYPSEYHFVINQPRKCQQQNPFLVLMVPVAPQNRADRDVIRSTWGSERVVLGKAVSLFFLLGQPTVDGADQIQQQVRQESEEKRDLLQADFLDCYKNLTIKTMVMLEWLDAHCSTASYAMKIDSDMFLNLQNLVKMLLNAPKENYMTGLVAQGASVLRQPTSKWFLPADLFPESQYPPYALGLGYILSLDLTTKLVEASRHVKALYIEDVYLGLCMRYLHILPTNPKDWNWFHVFPLAYSRCAYSKIIATTTASETDRVSIWKDFKRPGPFCG